From Aedes albopictus strain Foshan chromosome 1, AalbF5, whole genome shotgun sequence, one genomic window encodes:
- the LOC115253495 gene encoding protein fem-1 homolog C, which produces MGKYTHSSNLSQHRNLEQISNELIQETKICTDQSPLPKGLRERLEGLPRHIRKEVVKRARDGCSPLFIASRRGNVKITEYLITVCDADSEQKGLYEVPEDRSVHCVTPLWCACVSGKLPVVKCLVRLGANINALSDTGSTPLRSACFMTHIDIVQYLVENGADIRKPNYNGGTCLINSVQSVQLCSYLISKGADVNARDIQDKTALHYAIQEHRLETAQLLLEHGADPFAKSRYGDDALQTACLKGAHQIFDYLKNRINYSSERLADAHELIGSTFIDDHNETRVAILHWRLAHHIRLRDANYIRKKPEIPLRYAYGNAVEFSTIAELDNIAADVDAMRIQSLLIYERILGIDHKDTLFRLMFRGASYADSLRFQRCIDLWLLALQIRVQKYSILYSDTCLTAQAIVRLMLDLLDKYADVMPNEFVEQGMPRFEDVYAVFQVLTSNINDARQLLNIRPVHRKQQENFDRILKCLTHLMYLLISTAKSEDDRELVNGSVRKLVRNNIRSAITNDTLLHLSVSRLNVIKSGYFTDDSSLRVIFPNLNVARLLLECGAHVNAKNESKSTPLLVASMPYNYERELVHTLLEYGAHLDQPNRNDDRPMSLIAMNPVNDIPLVNYISLKCLCSTVITKFGIPYRNQIPRTLEDFVRWHEP; this is translated from the exons ATTACCGCGTCACATCCGCAAGGAGGTGGTCAAACGGGCCCGAGACGGCTGCTCGCCCCTGTTCATTGCAAGCCGCCGCGGAAACGTCAAGATCACCGAGTATCTCATCACGGTCTGCGATGCCGACAGTGAACAGAAGGGTCTCTACGAAGTGCCAGAAGACCGGTCCGTTCACTGTGTCACTCCGCTGTGGTGTGCATGCGTTTCCGGGAAACTTCCGGTGGTGAAGTGTCTGGTCCGGTTGGGCGCCAACATAAATGCTCTCTCCGATACGGGCTCGACACCGCTGCGGAGTGCCTGCTTCATGACGCACATCGATATTG TTCAATACCTTGTGGAAAACGGGGCTGACATCCGGAAGCCTAACTACAACGGCGGAACATGCCTTATCAATTCGGTTCAATCGGTTCAACTGTGCAGCTATCTGATCAGCAAGGGAGCCGACGTCAATGCTCGTGACATACAGGACAAAACCGCTCTCCACTACGCCATCCAGGAACATCGGCTCGAAACGGCTCAGCTTTTGCTGGAGCACGGAGCCGATCCGTTTGCCAAAAGTCGTTATGGGGACGATGCCCTACAAACGGCGTGCCTCAAAGGAGCTCACCAGATTTTCGACTATCTGAAAAATCGCATCAACTATTCGTCCGAACGGCTAGCCGATGCACATGAACTGATCGGATCGACCTTCATCGATGATCACAACGAGACTCGGGTAGCGATCCTGCACTGGAGACTGGCCCACCACATCCGACTGCGGGATGCGAACTACATCCGAAAGAAGCCGGAGATTCCCCTGCGATACGCTTACGGAAATGCGGTTGAGTTCTCCACGATAGCCGAACTGGACAACATTGCCGCCGATGTGGACGCCATGCGAATTCAGAGCTTGCTCATCTACGAGCGGATATTGGGCATCGACCACAAGGACACCCTGTTCCGGTTGATGTTCCGAGGGGCTTCGTATGCGGACTCGTTGCGCTTCCAGCGGTGTATCGATCTGTGGCTGCTGGCGCTGCAGATTCGAGTGCAAAAGTATTCTATCCTGTACTCGGACACGTGTCTTACGGCGCAGGCCATAGTGCGACTGATGTTGGATTTGTTGGATAAGTACGCCGATGTGATGCCGAACGAGTTCGTCGAGCAGGGCATGCCTCGGTTTGAGGATGTTTATGCCGTGTTCCAGGTGCTGACGTCGAACATCAATG ATGCCCGTCAACTGCTCAACATCCGCCCGGTGCACCGGAAGCAGCAGGAAAACTTCGACCGGATTCTGAAATGTCTGACGCACCTGATGTATCTGCTGATTTCCACGGCCAAAAGCGAAGACGATCGGGAGCTGGTGAACGGCTCGGTGCGAAAGCTGGTTCGTAACAACATCCGCAGTGCCATCACCAACGACACGCTGCTGCACCTGTCCGTTTCGCGACTGAACGTGATCAAGAGTGGCTACTTTACCGACGACAGCAGTCTGAGGGTGATCTTTCCGAATCTGAACGTGGCCCGGTTGCTGCTGGAGTGCGGTGCCCACGTCAACGCCAAGAACGAGAGCAAATCGACACCGCTGCTGGTGGCATCGATGCCGTACAATTACGAACGGGAG TTGGTTCACACCCTGCTGGAGTACGGTGCCCATCTGGATCAGCCGAATCGAAATGACGATCGACCGATGTCGCTTATCGCGATGAACCCGGTCAACGATATCCCGCTAGTAAACTACATCAGTCTCAAGTGTCTCTGCTCGACGGTCATCACCAAGTTTGGCATTCCGTACCGCAATCAGATCCCGCGGACGCTGGAAGATTTCGTCCGGTGGCACGAACCGTAA